In the genome of Salinirussus salinus, one region contains:
- a CDS encoding iron-containing alcohol dehydrogenase family protein — MTDYRFAYEPGAVRYGEGAAGDLDDELEALGAERALVVAGQTVGTTPEVIDPVREGLGDRLAGVLAETTPDKLVSTALDVVEAMEETGADALVGLGGGSSIDVSKAAAAIASKDSQGVDRAAVGTEMEETGTIAIEGEAPPVVAVPTTLAGADLSQVAGINADPATCPVAEPVDGGVSDPALMSAAVVGDPELVATTPPGILRASAMNGFDKGVETLYTSAATPFTDATAVRGLDVLTDALPDLGERVTVETAAPSLEGLLLVQYGISRPDGGTLGLIHAFGHGLTAYSDIQQGAAHAVVAPHALRYLFGEVEGRRELLAEAFGVGDAGDPAEAVVEAVADVRDGLGLPARLRDTEGPEPDQFEDVARAVVDDPLIVNLPEGLELTVEDMVGVLEDAH; from the coding sequence ATGACCGACTACCGCTTCGCCTACGAGCCCGGCGCGGTCCGGTACGGCGAGGGCGCAGCGGGCGACCTCGACGACGAACTGGAGGCGCTCGGCGCCGAGCGGGCGCTGGTGGTGGCGGGGCAGACGGTCGGCACCACACCCGAGGTCATCGACCCGGTCCGCGAGGGGCTGGGCGACCGGCTCGCGGGAGTGCTCGCGGAGACCACGCCGGACAAGCTTGTCAGCACCGCACTCGACGTCGTCGAGGCCATGGAGGAGACGGGCGCGGACGCGCTCGTGGGGCTTGGCGGGGGCAGCAGCATCGACGTCTCGAAGGCCGCGGCGGCCATCGCCAGCAAGGACAGCCAGGGAGTCGACCGGGCGGCCGTCGGCACCGAAATGGAGGAGACCGGTACCATCGCCATCGAGGGCGAGGCACCGCCCGTGGTGGCGGTGCCCACGACGCTCGCGGGCGCGGACCTCTCGCAGGTCGCGGGGATCAACGCCGACCCCGCGACCTGCCCGGTCGCGGAACCCGTCGACGGCGGCGTCTCCGACCCCGCGCTGATGTCGGCCGCGGTCGTCGGCGACCCCGAACTGGTCGCGACCACGCCCCCGGGGATCCTCAGGGCCTCGGCGATGAACGGCTTCGACAAGGGGGTCGAGACGCTCTACACAAGCGCCGCCACGCCGTTCACGGACGCGACGGCCGTGCGGGGGCTGGACGTGCTGACCGACGCGCTGCCGGACCTGGGCGAGCGCGTCACCGTCGAGACCGCCGCGCCCTCTCTGGAGGGGCTCCTCCTGGTTCAGTACGGCATCTCCCGGCCCGACGGCGGCACGCTCGGGCTGATCCACGCCTTCGGCCACGGGCTGACTGCCTACTCGGACATCCAACAGGGCGCGGCCCACGCCGTCGTCGCGCCCCACGCGCTGCGGTACCTCTTCGGGGAAGTGGAGGGTCGCCGGGAGCTGCTGGCGGAGGCGTTCGGTGTCGGCGACGCCGGAGACCCCGCCGAGGCCGTCGTGGAGGCGGTCGCCGACGTGCGCGACGGACTCGGGCTGCCCGCGCGGCTGCGGGACACCGAGGGGCCCGAGCCCGACCAGTTCGAGGATGTCGCGCGCGCGGTGGTCGACGACCCGCTGATCGTGAACCTCCCTGAGGGGCTGGAGCTGACCGTCGAGGACATGGTGGGGGTCCTCGAGGACGCGCACTGA